One part of the Anguilla anguilla isolate fAngAng1 chromosome 11, fAngAng1.pri, whole genome shotgun sequence genome encodes these proteins:
- the rnd1b gene encoding rho family GTPase 1b: MKERRNTQPLVVRCKLVLVGDVQCGKTAMLQVLAKDCYPETYVPTVFENYTASLELEDQRVELSLWDTSGSPYYDNVRPLCYSDSDAVLLCFDVSRPDAADSALKKWKTEILDFCPNTRVLLVGCKTDLRTDVCTLLELSNQKLTPVSQEQGVAMAKQLGAEPYLECSAFTSEKSVHSVFRTAALACINKLQAPPKPSPARRLSKRLLHLPSTSELLTSTFRKEKAKSCSVM; the protein is encoded by the exons ATGAAGGAGAGGAGAAACACGCAACCTCTGGTGGTTAGATGCAAATTGGTGCTAGTTGGGGATGTTCAATGCGGAAAAACGGCAATGTTGCAAGTATTAGCCAAAGACTGTTACCCAGAG ACATACGTTCCGACAGTGTTTGAAAACTACACAGCCAGTCTGGAGCTGGAAGACCAGCGCGTGGAACTGAGTCTATGGGACACATCAG GTTCCCCGTACTACGACAACGTGAGGCCGCTCTGCTACAGCGACTCTGACGCCGTCCTGCTCTGCTTCGACGTGAGCCGCCCCGACGCCGCGGACAGCGCGCTGAAGAAG TGGAAGACAGAAATCCTGGACTTCTGCCCCAACACACGTGTTCTTCTTGTCGGCTGTAAGACAGACCTGCGCACAGATGTCTGCACGCTGCTGGAACTGTCCAATCAGAAGCTGACTCCTGTATCTCAAGAGCAG GGCGTTGCCATGGCGAAGCAGCTGGGTGCAGAGCCTTACCTGGAGTGCTCAGCCTTCACCTCGGAGAAGAGCGTCCACAGCGTCTTCCGCACGGCCGCCCTGGCCTGCATCAACAAGCTGCAGGCCCCGCCCAaacccagccccgcccgccgcctCTCCAAGAGACTGCTGCACCTGCCCAGCACGTCCGAGCTGCTCACCTCCACCTTCCGGAAGGAGAAGGCCAAGAGCTGCTCTGTCATGTGA